CGCTTTGACGAGAAAACTTATTTTCTTGAACTGAATACACACATAATATCATTTCAAATATGGCTAAATTCGCTGCATGACTTTGGTCTTATCATTCACAATATTTGCACAATTCCTTGTTATACTGCTGGTAAAATAGAGTCGTCCAATGACTATTGATACGCTTAAGCAATATATCTTAAAGGATGAAACACAAATAAAGGCGCACCACATAGTAAGTTGTCTTGTTTTAAACTGTATGTATAAGTTCGTTTATGGTGCAGCACCAGGGAGTGCCTAAGCATTTGATATGAAAATCCAGAAAAAACTCTTCTTCATGCTTTTTTGTTTTAGCGCTTTGCTGGTTGTTAGCCTTGTTTTGCTGATGCAATGGAGTATCGGCAAAGGAATGGTGGAGTATGTTAATGCTAAAGAAGAGGATGCGCTGGAGCCATTTACCAAAGAGTTGGGGCAGCTATATCAACGAGAGGACAGTTGGCAACCACTAAAAAATCAGCACCGCAAATTTCATCGAATGTTGAATGCTTACCTAAGAAATAGCGAGTTTTCATGGCCACTGCTGCCGAAAAGGCATGGGGGCGTTAAGCCCTTACCTGTAAATGACAAATTGCAAAACAGACCACCGCCGCACGAGCGCAGAGGAAGGCCATACCTACCGCCAAAAATGGAAGAACAATATGCTGTATTAGATCATCAACGACAGAAGATTGTCGGTCGATATAATCAGGATTTGGAGTACAGTTATACTGATATAAAAGTCGAACAAATAACGGTTGGTTATCTTGCCATACTTAAACGGCATCGATTAACACAAGGCTACGAACTGGACTTTCTACAACAGCAACAACATTATTTCTTGTTGATCGCCTTAGGAGTTATGCTGGCCGTTGTTCTAGTCACCATCCCCATAGCTAGTCATATTGTTCGTCCTATCAACAGAATTGCCGGCGGCATGGCAAAATTAACACAGGGGGACTATCGACAAGCTCTGACTGTTGATCGGCAAGATGAGCTAGGCGCTCTGAGTAAAGA
This window of the Thalassotalea atypica genome carries:
- a CDS encoding ATP-binding protein, giving the protein MKIQKKLFFMLFCFSALLVVSLVLLMQWSIGKGMVEYVNAKEEDALEPFTKELGQLYQREDSWQPLKNQHRKFHRMLNAYLRNSEFSWPLLPKRHGGVKPLPVNDKLQNRPPPHERRGRPYLPPKMEEQYAVLDHQRQKIVGRYNQDLEYSYTDIKVEQITVGYLAILKRHRLTQGYELDFLQQQQHYFLLIALGVMLAVVLVTIPIASHIVRPINRIAGGMAKLTQGDYRQALTVDRQDELGALSKDFNQLSITLLENEQARKRWLANTSHELRTPLSILRGELEAILDGIRPMNKPSIISLSDEVAHLEHLINDLQQLTSADIGGLSYTMKPINLNRWLVNELVKYKDYLSDANIAFELNAFDDNIDIIADKDRLSQLLNNIFANAIKYAQASRVTLSLSKENKQPGWIRVTIADDGLGVDEKHLSHLFEYLYRVDDSRNRSTGGSGLGLSICAHIVNAHHGNIYAETSELGGLAIVIELPVQSVK